A genomic window from Clostridia bacterium includes:
- a CDS encoding energy-coupling factor transporter transmembrane component T codes for MDIQFVDELACNGRTALHAAAPWSKMAAAALLLASAMASRSLASAAAVGAATVAAAMASRQPLRRTAPLALYPVLFAFLFTIGALRSNPAFAATVMIKAFTAGLITATLMTTTPFVDVFGALSRILPSMVSDALFMGYRALFILIGELQDLLTAVRLRGGAGRGLIEQLKTYGEVLGVVLIHSIDMTERMYRVMLVRGYSGKIRSFRDTRPPALIDYTLLTYGAAVLVGVFLLK; via the coding sequence TTGGATATCCAGTTTGTGGACGAGCTAGCCTGCAACGGCAGAACAGCTCTGCACGCCGCAGCGCCATGGTCAAAGATGGCCGCAGCGGCCTTGCTCCTTGCGTCCGCCATGGCCTCCCGGTCGCTAGCATCGGCCGCAGCCGTAGGCGCCGCGACCGTCGCGGCCGCCATGGCATCGCGCCAGCCGCTCCGCCGCACGGCGCCGCTCGCCCTTTATCCAGTCCTGTTCGCTTTCCTCTTCACCATCGGCGCCCTTAGGTCGAACCCTGCATTCGCAGCCACGGTGATGATCAAGGCATTCACGGCTGGGCTTATCACCGCGACGCTCATGACCACAACTCCATTTGTGGATGTGTTCGGAGCGCTATCCAGGATTCTGCCTTCTATGGTATCAGATGCGCTTTTCATGGGCTATCGGGCGCTGTTCATCCTCATCGGCGAGCTTCAGGACCTCCTCACCGCGGTGAGGCTTCGCGGAGGCGCCGGCCGAGGCCTCATTGAACAGCTCAAGACATACGGAGAGGTCCTCGGCGTCGTGCTGATCCATTCCATAGACATGACTGAACGGATGTACAGGGTGATGCTGGTGCGGGGATACTCCGGAAAGATACGGAGTTTCCGCGATACCCGTCCGCCGGCTCTTATCGACTATACGCTCTTGACATACGGAGCGGCAGTCCTAGTGGGGGTGTTCTTACTCAAGTGA
- a CDS encoding energy-coupling factor ABC transporter ATP-binding protein: MSEKTADEAYGRNGDVIVSVNCLKHIYPDHTAVDLCGLDFSVRRGERVAVLGANGSGKSTLIFHLLGLLSPIEGQVSVFGENPARAFASIRHRVAVVLQNVDDQIIGPTVWDDVTFTPRALGWPRSSVRQRGEEALARMGISHLRNKIPHYLSGGEKRKVALASALVTGPELLIMDEPFTGLDPRSRGELVKLLNQVHSDDGISYIISTHEIDFVPHIADWVYVLGGPGGIALSGTPAQVFSQADRLRKVGVDLPALAELFERLQSNGWGVSIPLTVDQAIAELEITRHAGS; the protein is encoded by the coding sequence GTGAGCGAGAAAACAGCTGATGAAGCGTATGGAAGGAACGGGGATGTGATCGTCTCCGTGAACTGCCTGAAACATATATACCCGGACCACACAGCGGTGGATCTCTGCGGCCTCGACTTCTCCGTGCGCAGGGGCGAACGTGTGGCAGTCTTAGGCGCGAACGGAAGCGGCAAGTCTACACTGATCTTCCACCTCCTTGGCCTGCTCTCCCCCATTGAGGGGCAGGTGAGCGTATTCGGGGAGAACCCGGCGCGCGCATTCGCGAGCATCCGCCACAGAGTCGCTGTGGTCCTGCAGAATGTGGATGACCAGATAATCGGGCCCACAGTGTGGGATGATGTCACCTTCACCCCGCGCGCCCTGGGCTGGCCGCGCAGTTCCGTCCGCCAGCGCGGCGAAGAGGCCCTGGCTCGGATGGGGATATCGCATCTGAGGAACAAGATACCCCATTACCTCAGCGGGGGCGAGAAAAGGAAAGTGGCCCTGGCGAGCGCACTCGTCACAGGGCCAGAGCTTCTCATTATGGATGAGCCTTTCACTGGGCTCGACCCCAGATCCCGCGGGGAATTGGTCAAGCTTCTCAACCAGGTGCATTCCGACGATGGCATCTCCTACATCATATCCACTCACGAGATCGACTTCGTGCCGCACATAGCCGACTGGGTGTACGTCCTTGGCGGACCTGGCGGAATCGCACTGTCGGGCACGCCCGCCCAGGTGTTCTCCCAGGCAGACCGGCTCCGCAAGGTCGGTGTGGATCTGCCCGCGCTGGCCGAGCTGTTCGAACGGCTCCAGAGCAACGGCTGGGGGGTCTCGATCCCCCTCACGGTGGACCAGGCCATCGCTGAACTGGAGATCACCCGACATGCGGGATCTTGA